One genomic window of Conyzicola nivalis includes the following:
- a CDS encoding GH25 family lysozyme yields the protein MTSESPKPRPRADRRAFVAAALATVLVLATCAALIASGVLWPNRLFASGHPTRGVDVSSYQGTIDWPVLASEDIDFAIIKATEGSGARDSRFDENWSGAGETDLLVGGYHFMSFDSAGATQAQNVIDTVPDAPGSLPVTVDVEFYGDYFEHPPTRGRVRGILDPLLAGLEDHYGSPPIIYATPEAYDRYIRDAYPDNPIWIRSVAVPPRLSDDRGWTFWQYSHRDRLRGYDGEEAFIDMNVFTGSLDELTALAIG from the coding sequence GTGACATCCGAATCGCCGAAACCACGCCCCCGGGCGGACCGACGCGCGTTTGTCGCTGCCGCGCTCGCGACCGTCCTCGTCCTGGCCACCTGCGCGGCTCTGATCGCATCGGGCGTCCTCTGGCCGAACCGCCTCTTCGCGAGCGGCCACCCCACGCGTGGCGTCGACGTCTCGTCGTACCAGGGCACGATCGACTGGCCTGTGCTCGCCTCCGAAGATATCGACTTCGCCATCATCAAAGCCACCGAGGGTTCCGGTGCGCGCGACTCCCGGTTCGACGAGAACTGGTCGGGGGCGGGCGAGACCGATTTGCTCGTGGGCGGCTACCACTTCATGAGTTTCGACAGCGCCGGCGCAACCCAGGCGCAGAACGTCATCGACACGGTTCCGGATGCCCCGGGCTCGCTCCCCGTGACGGTGGACGTGGAATTCTATGGTGACTATTTCGAGCATCCGCCCACACGAGGCCGGGTGCGCGGCATCCTCGACCCGCTTCTCGCCGGGCTCGAGGATCATTACGGCTCGCCGCCGATCATCTACGCGACGCCGGAGGCCTACGACCGTTACATCCGAGATGCTTATCCAGACAACCCGATCTGGATCCGGTCCGTCGCGGTGCCGCCCCGGCTGTCCGACGACCGCGGCTGGACGTTTTGGCAGTATTCCCACCGCGACCGCCTGCGCGGCTACGACGGCGAAGAGGCGTTCATCGACATGAACGTCTTCACCGGTTCCCTCGACGAACTCACCGCGCTCGCAATAGGGTGA
- a CDS encoding dihydrofolate reductase family protein, giving the protein MSLVRVHNFSISLDGFGTGEGQQLDAPFGHAGMRLMEWAFETRTFREMGIHGESAGSLGVDEAFASGWGHRIGAEVMGRNKFGPQRGPWEDEEWKGWWGDDPVFHTPVVVLTHHPRPVLEMEGGTTFHFVDADPASALEQARALAGDLDVRIGGGVSTVRQFLAADLVDHMHLVVVPIVLGRGERLWDGLEGLETRFDIEATPSPSGAVHLIFTRRRER; this is encoded by the coding sequence ATGTCCCTCGTGCGCGTGCACAACTTCTCGATCTCCCTCGACGGCTTCGGCACGGGTGAAGGCCAGCAGCTCGACGCGCCGTTCGGGCACGCCGGCATGCGGCTGATGGAATGGGCGTTCGAAACACGCACCTTCCGGGAGATGGGCATCCACGGGGAGTCGGCTGGATCGCTGGGCGTCGACGAGGCGTTCGCCAGCGGGTGGGGCCACCGGATCGGCGCCGAGGTCATGGGGCGCAACAAGTTCGGCCCGCAGCGCGGCCCCTGGGAGGACGAGGAGTGGAAGGGGTGGTGGGGTGACGACCCGGTCTTCCATACCCCGGTCGTCGTTCTGACCCACCATCCCCGGCCGGTTCTCGAGATGGAAGGCGGAACCACCTTCCACTTCGTCGACGCCGACCCTGCGTCCGCGCTCGAGCAGGCACGCGCGCTCGCCGGCGACCTCGACGTGCGCATCGGCGGCGGAGTCAGCACGGTTCGGCAGTTCCTCGCGGCCGACCTCGTCGACCACATGCACCTCGTCGTCGTGCCGATCGTCCTGGGCCGGGGCGAGCGCCTCTGGGACGGTCTCGAAGGCCTCGAGACGCGTTTCGACATCGAGGCGACCCCGTCGCCCTCCGGGGCCGTGCATCTGATATTCACGCGTCGCCGGGAGCGGTAG
- a CDS encoding VOC family protein, which produces MPIMRFDHVGVTVENLDRAVDFFVGLGLVIEGRQFVEGDFIDTVIAIPDSRTEIVMVRTPGGDTSVELSSFVRPDPEPGSPDAMANELGLRSLSFEVDDLQGMVDLLAADGYGLVGGIGQYENVWRMAYVRGPEGIIVALAERIG; this is translated from the coding sequence ATGCCGATCATGCGTTTCGACCACGTCGGCGTCACCGTAGAGAACCTCGACCGGGCGGTCGACTTCTTCGTCGGGCTCGGTCTCGTGATCGAGGGGCGGCAGTTCGTGGAGGGCGACTTCATCGACACCGTCATCGCGATACCCGATTCCCGCACCGAGATCGTCATGGTGAGGACGCCCGGCGGAGACACGAGCGTCGAACTCTCCAGCTTCGTGCGACCCGACCCCGAACCGGGATCGCCCGACGCGATGGCCAACGAGCTCGGGCTGCGCAGTCTGTCTTTCGAAGTCGACGATCTGCAGGGCATGGTCGACCTGCTGGCCGCCGACGGCTACGGGCTGGTCGGCGGCATCGGCCAATACGAAAACGTCTGGCGCATGGCCTATGTGCGTGGTCCGGAGGGAATCATCGTGGCCCTGGCCGAACGGATCGGCTGA
- a CDS encoding DUF1345 domain-containing protein, producing the protein MTSAEPVPRPPRKSDDLISIVLATVISNLAIVYIFVPFVPVLVAWEVVAVVYLILLFTTFRNRSTRNAPSTSRPLPRKVLEYLSWVLPIVASVAGVASAVRLLTTEGANGTGTSDALLVGLLGSIGVVVAWLLLQAGFAEIYESVYERLTDASMISFPGIDADPTLGDFLYLSFTVGTSFAISGATIASRKVRRVILIHSVTSFFYNAFLIAVAIQVIQGLIANS; encoded by the coding sequence ATGACGTCTGCCGAGCCCGTGCCCCGACCGCCGAGAAAATCGGACGACCTGATCAGCATCGTCCTCGCCACGGTCATCTCAAACCTGGCGATCGTCTACATCTTCGTGCCGTTCGTCCCCGTGCTGGTCGCCTGGGAGGTCGTCGCGGTCGTCTATCTCATCCTGCTGTTCACGACGTTCCGCAACAGGTCGACCCGCAACGCCCCGAGTACCAGCAGGCCGCTCCCCCGCAAGGTGCTGGAATATTTGTCCTGGGTCCTCCCCATCGTCGCGAGCGTCGCGGGCGTTGCCTCAGCCGTGAGGCTGCTCACCACCGAGGGAGCGAACGGGACCGGGACATCCGATGCCCTTCTCGTCGGGCTCCTCGGTTCCATCGGCGTTGTCGTGGCCTGGCTGCTGCTGCAGGCGGGATTCGCCGAGATCTACGAGAGCGTCTACGAGCGGCTGACCGACGCGTCGATGATCAGCTTTCCAGGCATCGACGCCGATCCCACCCTCGGCGACTTCCTGTACCTGTCGTTCACCGTCGGCACCTCGTTCGCCATCTCGGGAGCCACGATCGCGTCGAGGAAGGTGCGGCGGGTGATCCTGATCCACAGCGTCACAAGCTTCTTCTACAACGCGTTCCTCATCGCCGTGGCGATCCAGGTCATCCAGGGTCTGATCGCGAACAGCTGA
- a CDS encoding antitoxin, whose translation MADLSGLGDKAKDFANSDKGEQATDAGLDKAGDAASSASGGKFDEKIDGASDAADKKVGDQ comes from the coding sequence ATGGCTGACCTGAGTGGACTTGGCGACAAGGCCAAGGATTTTGCAAACAGTGACAAGGGCGAGCAGGCGACGGACGCCGGACTCGACAAGGCGGGCGACGCGGCGAGCTCGGCGAGCGGCGGCAAGTTCGACGAGAAGATCGACGGCGCGAGCGACGCCGCCGACAAGAAGGTCGGCGACCAGTAA
- a CDS encoding family 43 glycosylhydrolase yields MVFRRAGVALMMAVLLSVPVAASAATPQPRPAPNPQPATEYSNPLRLAIDGREAASCADPDVIRGQEKGDTSWYLYCTSDALFEDERDAAGGLVIHNVPMFRSEDLVTWSYVGDAFPTKPSWVAPTGGVWAPEISYRDGRYLLYYGASETTLPGGSSAIGVATSDSPTGPWTDTGVPVVNPDPAGRWQFDPEVLTTKDATYLYFGSYFGGIFARELATDGLTTDAASETRITVDNRYEGAVVLRHGGWYYLLASATNCCNGPLTGYAVFAARSKSPLGPFVDRDGVSVLDGRVGGTPVLTQNGNRWVGTGHNTVFTDFDGQDWTIYHAVDQGDPYYAGDVGYTKRPALLDPLDWRQGWPVVRGGAGPSDETMPAPAAQPGDNTSYRPRFVRDPRPGKTYERLSDSFDEPLLTNWTWTRPESAVFELRDGQLRWQTQAADLHPPAEPLASILSEPAPAGDYVVETKVSVTTPAEGCCQNYVQGGLLIYADDGNYVKLTSASIWNTRQTEFGKQVSPVPEGYPNYGNTVVGPVGEAAYLRIVHRGGLYTAYTSVDGRDWVRGGTWAHDLASPRIGLVSMGGAGFESRFDYVRVSALRD; encoded by the coding sequence ATGGTGTTTCGACGTGCCGGCGTTGCCCTGATGATGGCCGTGTTGCTGTCCGTTCCCGTCGCAGCATCGGCCGCGACGCCGCAACCGAGGCCGGCACCAAACCCCCAACCGGCCACCGAGTACAGCAACCCGCTGCGCCTCGCGATCGACGGGCGAGAAGCCGCGAGCTGCGCCGACCCCGACGTCATCCGCGGTCAGGAGAAGGGCGACACCTCCTGGTATCTCTACTGCACGTCCGACGCCCTGTTCGAAGACGAGCGTGACGCGGCCGGCGGCCTCGTGATCCACAACGTGCCGATGTTCCGCTCCGAAGACCTCGTGACCTGGAGCTATGTCGGCGACGCCTTCCCGACCAAGCCGTCGTGGGTCGCCCCGACCGGCGGCGTGTGGGCGCCCGAGATCTCCTACCGCGACGGCCGGTACCTGCTCTACTACGGCGCATCCGAGACCACGTTGCCGGGCGGCTCGTCGGCGATCGGGGTGGCGACGAGCGACAGCCCGACCGGTCCGTGGACCGACACGGGCGTGCCGGTCGTGAACCCAGACCCCGCCGGCCGCTGGCAGTTCGACCCCGAGGTGCTCACGACGAAGGACGCCACCTACCTCTACTTCGGCAGCTACTTCGGCGGCATCTTCGCGCGCGAACTCGCGACCGACGGATTGACGACGGATGCAGCATCCGAAACCCGCATCACGGTCGACAACCGCTATGAGGGTGCCGTCGTTCTACGCCACGGCGGGTGGTACTACCTGCTCGCGTCGGCGACCAACTGCTGCAACGGTCCGCTGACCGGGTACGCGGTGTTCGCCGCGCGGTCGAAGAGCCCGCTCGGTCCGTTCGTCGACCGCGACGGCGTGTCCGTGCTCGACGGAAGGGTGGGCGGCACCCCGGTGCTCACCCAGAACGGCAACCGCTGGGTCGGCACCGGACACAACACGGTCTTCACCGACTTCGACGGCCAGGACTGGACCATCTACCACGCCGTCGACCAGGGCGACCCGTACTACGCGGGCGACGTCGGCTACACAAAGCGCCCGGCGCTGCTCGACCCGCTCGACTGGCGTCAGGGCTGGCCGGTGGTGCGCGGCGGGGCCGGTCCTTCCGACGAGACGATGCCCGCGCCCGCCGCCCAGCCCGGAGACAACACGTCCTACCGCCCGCGGTTCGTGCGCGACCCGCGCCCGGGCAAGACCTACGAGCGGCTCAGCGACAGCTTCGACGAGCCCCTGCTGACCAACTGGACGTGGACCCGGCCCGAGTCGGCGGTGTTCGAGCTGCGCGACGGCCAGTTGCGCTGGCAGACCCAGGCGGCCGACCTGCATCCGCCGGCCGAACCGCTCGCCTCGATCCTGAGCGAGCCGGCGCCCGCGGGCGACTACGTTGTCGAGACGAAGGTCTCGGTGACGACGCCGGCCGAGGGCTGCTGCCAGAACTACGTTCAGGGCGGGCTGCTCATCTACGCCGACGACGGCAACTACGTGAAACTCACGTCGGCCTCGATCTGGAACACCCGGCAGACCGAGTTCGGCAAGCAGGTGTCGCCCGTTCCCGAGGGCTACCCGAACTACGGCAACACCGTCGTCGGACCGGTCGGCGAGGCGGCGTACCTACGCATCGTGCATCGCGGCGGCCTTTACACCGCGTACACGAGCGTCGACGGACGCGACTGGGTGCGCGGCGGCACGTGGGCCCACGACCTCGCGTCGCCCCGCATCGGTCTCGTGTCGATGGGCGGCGCGGGCTTCGAGAGCCGCTTCGACTACGTGCGGGTGAGCGCGCTGCGCGACTGA
- a CDS encoding MBL fold metallo-hydrolase gives MLITVAEGVLVHVSEFIQSNSTVVQGRNGVLLVDPGITGDEMADLANDLRALGRPVVAGFSTHPDWDHVLWHQNFGDVPRYGTARNAAFMRELLAQPDWEDQVAEVLPPEYVGAIPVELLGHITALPDGATEIPWDGPRVRIIEHRAHAVGHAALLVEQSRVLVAGDMLSDILMPFLDLEAADPIGDYLAALQLFDDLAGEVDVVIPGHGSVGAAGQLPARIAQDRAYAEALRDAGVVDDVRVGAAAPLDWLPDVHEWQAQRFAEKRGRGTA, from the coding sequence ATGCTGATCACAGTCGCGGAGGGTGTGCTCGTTCACGTGAGCGAGTTCATCCAGAGCAACTCCACCGTCGTGCAGGGCCGAAACGGCGTGCTGCTCGTCGACCCCGGCATCACGGGCGACGAGATGGCCGATCTCGCGAACGACCTGCGCGCATTGGGGCGGCCGGTCGTGGCCGGCTTCTCGACCCACCCCGATTGGGACCACGTGCTCTGGCACCAGAACTTCGGTGACGTTCCCCGGTACGGCACGGCACGTAACGCGGCGTTTATGCGCGAGCTGCTCGCGCAGCCCGACTGGGAGGACCAGGTCGCCGAGGTGCTGCCGCCCGAATACGTCGGGGCGATCCCCGTGGAGCTGCTCGGCCACATCACCGCTCTACCCGACGGCGCCACCGAGATCCCGTGGGACGGCCCGCGGGTGCGGATCATCGAACACCGGGCGCACGCCGTCGGCCACGCCGCGCTGCTGGTCGAGCAGAGCCGGGTCCTCGTCGCGGGCGACATGCTCTCCGACATCCTGATGCCTTTCCTCGACCTGGAGGCGGCGGATCCAATCGGCGACTACCTAGCCGCGCTGCAGTTGTTCGACGACCTGGCCGGCGAGGTCGATGTCGTCATCCCCGGTCACGGCTCGGTGGGCGCAGCCGGGCAGCTGCCGGCGCGGATCGCACAAGACCGCGCCTACGCGGAAGCGCTGCGTGACGCCGGTGTCGTCGACGACGTCCGGGTCGGCGCGGCGGCGCCGCTCGACTGGCTGCCCGACGTGCACGAGTGGCAGGCGCAGCGGTTCGCCGAAAAACGTGGCCGCGGCACGGCGTAA
- a CDS encoding EamA family transporter, translating into MNIGIVLALAAAVAYGASDFIGGLGSRRYSLWQVVLVGQSAGAVAMLGAGLMLPGDPVALDFAWALLAGVGSATGSIFLYRGLARGRMGLVAPISAVGAAALPVLAGVAFGERPGWLVWVGMLAALPGIWLVARDPVSTRRPTDAPGALVDGAIAGAGFGVLFIALAQISDGAGLLPLAVNQLVGAALAVITAAGLKQVWRPSRGVLGWGSAAGVLGALGTLAFMVATASTNLGVAGVLASLYPAVTVLLAAGLLGERVAIPQRAGIGICTLAVAAMALG; encoded by the coding sequence ATGAACATCGGCATCGTGTTGGCGCTCGCGGCGGCCGTGGCCTACGGCGCCTCGGACTTCATCGGCGGCCTCGGTTCGAGGCGGTACTCGCTCTGGCAGGTCGTGCTGGTCGGGCAGAGCGCCGGCGCGGTCGCGATGCTCGGCGCGGGGCTGATGCTGCCGGGCGATCCGGTCGCGCTGGACTTCGCCTGGGCCCTGCTCGCGGGAGTCGGCTCGGCAACCGGCAGCATCTTCCTGTATCGCGGTCTCGCCCGCGGCCGCATGGGACTGGTCGCCCCGATCTCGGCGGTCGGCGCCGCGGCCCTGCCCGTGCTGGCCGGCGTGGCATTCGGCGAGCGCCCCGGCTGGCTGGTCTGGGTGGGCATGCTCGCCGCGCTTCCGGGCATCTGGTTGGTGGCGCGAGATCCCGTCTCGACCAGACGACCGACGGATGCGCCCGGAGCCCTCGTCGACGGCGCCATCGCGGGAGCGGGCTTCGGCGTGCTGTTCATCGCACTCGCGCAGATCTCCGATGGCGCCGGTCTGCTGCCGCTCGCGGTCAACCAGCTCGTCGGTGCGGCCCTCGCGGTCATCACCGCCGCCGGCCTCAAGCAGGTCTGGCGGCCGTCGCGAGGCGTGCTCGGCTGGGGCAGCGCTGCCGGAGTTCTCGGCGCCCTCGGCACCCTCGCCTTTATGGTCGCCACGGCATCCACCAACCTCGGCGTCGCCGGCGTACTCGCCTCGCTCTACCCGGCCGTCACCGTGCTGCTCGCGGCGGGCCTTCTCGGCGAGCGCGTCGCCATCCCCCAACGGGCCGGCATCGGAATCTGCACCCTCGCGGTCGCCGCGATGGCACTGGGCTGA
- the pdxR gene encoding MocR-like pyridoxine biosynthesis transcription factor PdxR: MTVKWARGGPDLLVVLDRGAGPLGAQIQDQLRAVIRDRRLSAGERLPSTRQLAGLLGVSRGTIVEVYEQLLAEGYVESAVGSGTRVAALPTSAGFTVDAVAPASPPPVEIDFEYGIPDLGSVPLADWSWAVSEATRTLPTAQLGDEDVAGSRHLREVVTSYHRRVRSGVAGADDAVIVSGFRQGLTFALAALTQRGIRRIALENPGPRDHDVIARRAGLEAVPVAVDDQGLDVAGLRETGARAVLLTPAHQCPTGVALGPARRRELIAWAEEVDGVILEDDYDAEFRYDRQPVGSLQGLNPERVIALGSVSKTLAPAIRLGWVLAPPRFLPGIVDEKRLSSRGAPGLDQEALALLMETGRFDRHLRRVREIYRARRDVLAAEVEVAFGPGQLHGLAAGCHALLHLPAGSSELEVVAAAATMGVRVNGLGHYLVEGSAPEAFPPALVLGFGNVSENQVRRGIRAIAEAHTMSVPCPPTSPRNSEVTRQ, from the coding sequence ATGACCGTGAAGTGGGCGCGCGGCGGCCCCGACCTGCTCGTGGTGCTCGACCGCGGCGCCGGGCCGCTCGGAGCCCAGATCCAGGACCAGTTGCGGGCGGTGATCCGCGATCGACGGCTGAGCGCGGGCGAGCGGCTGCCGTCGACGCGGCAGCTGGCCGGGTTGCTCGGAGTCTCGCGCGGCACGATCGTCGAGGTCTACGAACAACTGCTCGCTGAAGGGTATGTCGAGTCGGCGGTCGGCTCGGGCACGCGGGTCGCGGCGCTGCCGACGTCGGCCGGGTTCACGGTCGATGCGGTCGCGCCCGCTTCGCCGCCGCCGGTCGAGATCGACTTCGAGTACGGCATTCCCGACCTCGGCTCGGTGCCGCTCGCCGACTGGAGTTGGGCGGTGTCAGAGGCGACGCGGACCCTGCCGACCGCGCAGCTGGGCGACGAAGACGTCGCGGGGTCGCGGCACCTGCGCGAGGTCGTCACGAGCTACCACCGTCGGGTCAGGTCGGGAGTGGCCGGTGCCGACGACGCGGTCATCGTCTCGGGCTTCCGGCAGGGCCTGACATTCGCCCTCGCGGCGCTCACGCAGCGCGGGATCCGCCGCATAGCGCTCGAGAATCCGGGTCCACGCGACCACGATGTGATCGCCCGCCGCGCGGGGCTCGAGGCGGTGCCGGTCGCGGTCGACGACCAGGGCCTCGATGTTGCCGGTCTGCGAGAGACCGGGGCGCGCGCGGTGCTGCTGACGCCGGCGCACCAGTGCCCCACGGGTGTCGCGCTCGGCCCGGCGCGGCGACGCGAGCTGATCGCCTGGGCCGAAGAGGTCGACGGGGTGATCCTCGAAGACGACTACGACGCCGAGTTCAGGTACGACCGTCAGCCGGTCGGTTCGCTGCAGGGCTTGAACCCCGAGCGGGTGATCGCGCTGGGTTCGGTCAGCAAGACCTTGGCTCCGGCGATCCGGCTGGGCTGGGTGCTCGCGCCGCCGCGGTTCCTGCCGGGAATCGTCGACGAGAAACGGCTGAGCAGCCGCGGCGCTCCCGGCCTCGACCAAGAGGCCTTGGCGCTGCTTATGGAGACCGGCCGCTTCGACCGTCATCTGCGGCGCGTGCGCGAAATCTACCGCGCCCGCCGCGACGTGCTGGCCGCCGAGGTGGAGGTCGCGTTCGGGCCGGGTCAGCTGCACGGACTGGCCGCCGGATGTCACGCCCTCCTGCACCTCCCGGCGGGGTCGTCCGAGCTCGAGGTGGTGGCGGCCGCGGCGACCATGGGCGTGCGGGTCAACGGGCTCGGGCACTACTTGGTTGAGGGGTCAGCCCCGGAAGCGTTCCCGCCCGCCCTCGTGCTCGGCTTCGGCAACGTGAGCGAGAACCAGGTCCGGCGAGGCATCCGGGCGATCGCCGAGGCGCATACGATGTCGGTACCATGTCCTCCGACCAGCCCAAGAAACTCCGAAGTGACGCGGCAGTGA
- a CDS encoding TetR/AcrR family transcriptional regulator, translating into MNAERVMAAAVRAGLAEGKNVPLAQIAADAGVGIGTLYRRYPNREALMEALQVRAYRLLIAEAEDALAAGESGLDSVDRYLRQSFEHRDQLVLPLHGAPRTEDTESAQLRDRLKVLIAAIIERGHSDGTLRPEVTGLTVVRFGAMLAQPMTSVRGWADSAAEQRAVFLRGISNPPAR; encoded by the coding sequence GTGAATGCCGAACGCGTCATGGCCGCCGCAGTTCGCGCCGGCCTTGCGGAGGGCAAAAACGTTCCCCTCGCCCAGATCGCGGCCGATGCCGGGGTCGGCATCGGAACGCTGTACCGCCGCTACCCGAACCGTGAAGCGCTCATGGAGGCCCTGCAGGTGCGCGCCTATCGGCTGCTTATCGCCGAGGCCGAAGACGCGCTCGCGGCTGGTGAATCGGGTCTCGACTCGGTCGACCGGTACCTGCGACAGTCGTTCGAGCACCGCGACCAGCTGGTGCTTCCCTTGCACGGAGCGCCTCGCACCGAAGACACCGAGTCTGCCCAGCTTCGCGACCGGCTGAAGGTGCTCATCGCGGCCATCATCGAGCGCGGACATAGCGATGGCACCCTTCGGCCCGAGGTGACGGGACTAACCGTCGTGCGGTTCGGGGCGATGTTGGCGCAGCCGATGACGAGCGTGCGAGGCTGGGCCGACAGCGCAGCGGAGCAGCGAGCGGTATTTCTGCGGGGGATCTCGAACCCGCCCGCGCGCTGA